A window of Flavobacterium psychrophilum genomic DNA:
TAACGCACTGAATTTAAGTTATACAGTTCCGGTTGGCGAGTATACTATATATGCAAAAGTAATTCGTAATGGCGGAACCTGTTTTGATATCACAAGTTTTACCGCTACCGTTATTGCTTCTCCTGAAATTGAAATGCCCGATAGCTACAGTTTTTGCGAAGGATCTTCGGTTAAGCTTCAGGCTCCAAAAGGCTTTGATACCTATACATGGAGTTTTGAAAATAAAACCATAAGTGGTACAAGCGATCAGGTTGTGCATAAAGCAGGAGAATATACGCTTACTGTTACAAGAGCAAGTGGCGATATTATTTGCGATGCTGCTAAAATAATTACAGTATATGAGTCGCACGATCCGGTTATAAAAACGGTTGAGGTTAATGACTTAAACGAAAACAACAACACTGTAAATGTGGTTATGGCCACAGAAGGATATTACGAGTTTTCTATAGATGGTGTTAACTGGCAGGAAACATCATTTTTTCAAAATGTACATGCTGGCCATTATGAAATTATGGTAAAAAACGGATGTGGTGTTACATCTCAGGATGTGGCTGTGCTTATGTATCCTAAATTCTTTACGCCAAACGGAGATGGTTACCATGATAAGTGGCAAATAGATCACGCTTTCTATGCGCCCGATATAGCTGTTACTATCTACGACCGCTATGGAAAGATACTGGCATCATTTAAAGGCACAAGCCCGGGTTGGGACGGAACACTAAACGGTTACCAGCTTCCGGCATCAGACTATTGGTTTGTGGCAACACGGGCAAATGGAAAAGAATATAGAGGACACTTTTCTATGATGAGGTAAGTATACATTTACAAAATAAAGAGGCTGTGCATATTGCACGGCCTTTGTTATTTCGATAAATGTGCAGTTCGTCGTTTTTTTTGGTAGTGTGCAGAATAAGAGTTTATAAACCGGAAAATTTAATAGTTTCGCAATGTTAAAAAAAACTTAATTTTCTAAATTTGTTATAAATTCTAATACCGTTCCCCATGCATAACTACATTCTATTTATTGGTCTTATGGCGGCATTTATGTTCTTTCTTATAGATAAGAATTTGCTACCCGGTACGTTGATTGCGAAAAAGCAGATACTTGAAAGGCTTGCAAGTAATAAACAGAGGGATGTAGAACTTCGAACTGCGTTTGAAAATCTTGTGGCGTTTAATAGTGCGTGGTCGCTTATCGCTTTTCCTGATAGCGATGTTACCTACGCAGAATATATAGACCTGCTGAATGAGAAAGCAAGTATGGAATATGCAGATTTGGAGTTTGAAAATCTTAGGTCGCGCAGACTGAACAGGCGTGAAACCGCCGATTATCTTGAAAAGATAAAAGGACAGGAAGATGCACTTCAGGCACTTCAGGCCGATCTTAATTTTCAAAAGAAGCAGTTCAGACAGGTAACGTTACTTTCGGCGTCTTAAATTTCTCACCGCTATCCTTTAAGAATTCTATGGCTTATGTAAGAGTCATAAGAGTTTACATGCTAAAAAAATAACAGCCACTTTTGTATGCCCTTTATTTATTGGGCAATGCATTTTTGTTGATAACCTGCCGCGCAGTTTAACGCAAAAACACATCGCTATTTCTTACTTTGCTTCGGGTAAAAAGGAGGCAAAAAGATGGAAAAGAATAAGATAAAAGGACAGGGAGCGGTAACAAATATTCATAATCACTTTATTAAGAACCGCTACGAAACGTCTATCTATCAGGATGATTACGAAGAGGAAATTGCCAAAACCAAAGTGCTGGAGGTTTTTCCTAAAACGATTGTCAATCCTGTAAAGAGCCCCGATCTTTCTATGGCCTATTCTATGAACCCTTATCAGGGATGCGAGCATGGCTGTGCCTATTGTTTTGCGCGCCCAACACATGAATATTGGGGATATAGCGCGGGCGTAGATTTTGAGCGTGTTATTATGGCAAAGAAAAATGCGCCACAGCTCTTAGAAAAGTTCTTCCAGAAGCGTGGCTATAAGCCCGAACCTATCTTAATGTCCGGTAATACCGATTGTTACCAACCCATAGAGCGCAAGCTTGAAATTACCCGTGCACTTTTGCAGGTGTGTCTTGATTACCGGCATCCGGTCAGCGTGCTTACTAAGAATGCGCTTATTACCCGCGATATTGATATACTTGTAAAGCTAGCCGAAAAAAACCTTGTAAACGTATCGCTAAGCATTCCGACAATAGACGAGGATTTAAGGCGTAAACTCGAGCCGCGCACATCTTCCGTCAATACAAAGCTAAAAGCGCTGGAAACGCTTTCTAAAGAGGGAATTCCTACCCATGTAATGGTCGCTCCGATGATACCCGGACTAAATACGCCCGAAATTCTTACGATAGTAAAAACTATTGCCGAAAAAGGCGCCCAAAGCTTTGGGTATACACTTGTTCGCCTTAACGATACAGTTGAGCCTGTTTTCATAGACTGGCTAGAAGAGCATTACCCCGATCGTAAAGATAAAGTACTACACCAGATAGCCTCAATGCACGGCGGTAAGCTTGGCGAAAAGCAGGTTTTTAAACGCCGCACCGGCGAAGGAAACATTGCGGATATGATTCACACGACTTTTAAAATTGCCCGCCAGAAATTCTTTTCAGGTAAAGACCCGGTGCAGCCCTTGGCAATTCATCATTTTGATGGCACAAAAGGGGAGCAGCTGAGTCTTTTTTAGGATCAGACCTTGCACGGCTAAATAGTCATTATAGGTCAATTTATCTTACTTTAACAGATATATTAGGCTAAAGCCATTAAAATAGACTTCTATACCGGGATTTATTTTATGTTTTGCCGCTGGCTTTAGCCAGAGGATGAAAGAATTCATTATCATTTAAGCTCAAATAACAAAACCTGTGTGGTAGCAAGTAGAAAGAAACAATTTGTGCAACTATTGGCGAAATTTTCCAAATAAAAAAAGCCACCCTTTTCAGGACGGCTTTTTAATAGATATTCTTTTTTGGAAAGAAAGCTGTTACTCGATTTCAGATACCCTTAGGGTGTTAACCATACCTTTATCTACAACAGGCATTGCTGCAAGGTTGATAAGGAAGTCACCTTTTTCAACAAATCCTTTTTCTTTAGCAATCTGGTTAACGTCTTCTACGGTTTCATCTGTACTAGAGAATTTGTCGTAGAAAAATGCATTAACACCCCAAAGAAGGTTAAGCTGTGTAAGGATAGTTCTGTTAGATGTAAATACTAAAATAGGTGCGCTTGGCCTCCATGCAGAGATCTGGAATGCTGTATACCCACTGTTTGTAAGTGTACAGATACCTTTAGCTTTAATTACGTTAGCCATTTGTGCTGCGTGGTGACAAATTGTTTTAGTAATAAAACGTTTTGTACGAACCTGTGGTGTGTTTTGTGGTACAGTAATTAGCGGAGAATCTTCAACAGCTTCAATAATCTGTGTCATTTTCTCGATAACCTGAACCGGGTAGTTACCTACAGATGTTTCGCCTGAAAGCATTACGGCATCAGCACCATCCATTACAGAGTTGGCAACGTCGTTTACTTCAGCACGTGTAGGTGTAAGGCTAGTAATCATTGTTTCCATCATCTGGGTAGCAACAATTACAGGTATACGTGCCGTTTTAGCACGGTTGATAAGTTTTTTCTGGATAAGCGGAACCTCCTGTGCAGGAATTTCAACACCAAGGTCTCCACGGGCAACCATAAGTCCGTCACAGAAAGCAACGATCTTGTCGATGTTCTCAACACCTTCCGGTTTCTCGATCTTAGCAATAATCGGAATTTTATGTGCAGAGTGCTCGCTGATAAGGTCCTGAAGCTCTTCAAGGTCTTTTGGCGTACGCACAAAAGAAAGAGCGATCCAGTCTACCTTTTCTTTACATGCAAAAATAGCATCTCTGATATCTTTTTCTGTAAGCGCAGGAAGCGATACTTTTGTATTAGGAAGGTTTACACCTTTTTTAGATTTAAGAGGGCCACCTTGTATAACCATGGTTTTAACCTCGTCACGACGGTTTGTTTCAAGAACCTCAAACATAAGTTTACCATCGTCAAGAAGTATTTTCTCTCCTGGGTTAACATCGTTAGGGAACTCTTTGTAGTTCATGTAAACTCTTTCTGCAGTACCAGGCACGTCTTCAGCTGTCTGGAAAGTGATAATATCACCCCTGTTTACAATAACATCCTCTTTCATTACCCCAACACGAAGTTTAGGGCCTTGTAAATCGGCTAATATAGAAGTGTTGTAGCCAAACTCGTCATTAAGGCCTCTAATCATTTCTATACGTTCTTTAACGTCAGTATAGTCAGCATGAGAGAAGTTAATCCTGAATACGTTTACACCTGCATCGATCATATCTTTCAGTACTTCCCTTGTACTGCATGCAGGTCCTAATGTTGCTACAATTTTAGTTTTTTTTCTTGTCGGCATTCTTTTAAAAAATTAAATTGTTTTTAGATTTCAATTTCTTGTGATCAATAGTATAGGCTGTGGTAATCTGGTTAATGTGCAATAGTTTTTCAACTACTTCATCGGGCTCAAAGAGCGACGGCACATTTTCAATCTTTAGCACATAATCCACCTTTTTAAGTTCGGGCATCAGAAAAACGCTTGTTTGTATTGACAAGCCCGTGTCTTCAAATAAAGAGGTTGTTGTGTTGCTTTGCATAGACATTACCCTGTTCTTGTTTTGTATCAGGTTCCATGCGCTTTCGTTACCGGGGTCTTCAAAGATAAACCTTGAAAAACAGCTTTCCCCTTCGTTAATGGTGACCCAAATATCATTCGGGCTCTTCTCAAGCAGTATAGATAATTCCCTGTTTATAAAATAGGCAAGCCTATAATCCTCAAGGGAAGAATGTATGGCAATCAATTCGTAATCGACTGTAACAAAATCGTCAATCATTAATTTGTAAGTAGCCATAGTTGATACTAAAATAACGACCGTAAATATACAACTTAATGTTAAGAATAAAGACCCTAACTCATTAAGTTTGTGCTATTTTATTCACGAAAACGTTATAGTTTGATGTGAACTTGCCTTATTTTTTGTTA
This region includes:
- a CDS encoding radical SAM protein; this encodes MEKNKIKGQGAVTNIHNHFIKNRYETSIYQDDYEEEIAKTKVLEVFPKTIVNPVKSPDLSMAYSMNPYQGCEHGCAYCFARPTHEYWGYSAGVDFERVIMAKKNAPQLLEKFFQKRGYKPEPILMSGNTDCYQPIERKLEITRALLQVCLDYRHPVSVLTKNALITRDIDILVKLAEKNLVNVSLSIPTIDEDLRRKLEPRTSSVNTKLKALETLSKEGIPTHVMVAPMIPGLNTPEILTIVKTIAEKGAQSFGYTLVRLNDTVEPVFIDWLEEHYPDRKDKVLHQIASMHGGKLGEKQVFKRRTGEGNIADMIHTTFKIARQKFFSGKDPVQPLAIHHFDGTKGEQLSLF
- a CDS encoding pyruvate kinase translates to MPTRKKTKIVATLGPACSTREVLKDMIDAGVNVFRINFSHADYTDVKERIEMIRGLNDEFGYNTSILADLQGPKLRVGVMKEDVIVNRGDIITFQTAEDVPGTAERVYMNYKEFPNDVNPGEKILLDDGKLMFEVLETNRRDEVKTMVIQGGPLKSKKGVNLPNTKVSLPALTEKDIRDAIFACKEKVDWIALSFVRTPKDLEELQDLISEHSAHKIPIIAKIEKPEGVENIDKIVAFCDGLMVARGDLGVEIPAQEVPLIQKKLINRAKTARIPVIVATQMMETMITSLTPTRAEVNDVANSVMDGADAVMLSGETSVGNYPVQVIEKMTQIIEAVEDSPLITVPQNTPQVRTKRFITKTICHHAAQMANVIKAKGICTLTNSGYTAFQISAWRPSAPILVFTSNRTILTQLNLLWGVNAFFYDKFSSTDETVEDVNQIAKEKGFVEKGDFLINLAAMPVVDKGMVNTLRVSEIE